A genomic segment from Leptolyngbya boryana PCC 6306 encodes:
- a CDS encoding thioredoxin-like domain-containing protein, translating to MVRAPEFPKNLTWLNVQRPLSLKEFRGRILLLDFWTYGCINCIHSLPDLKYLEDKYHDLLTILSIHSAKFENESSIKNIRQAILRYEITHPVLVDRDFQVWESYAVRAYPTFVLIDANGRIVRTIAGEGRRELLDQLIGELVNGIEPKDIQFELEEMPILPLAFPGKVLASDRLFIADSGHHRIVVTTFEGEVLDIIGTGFSGLKDGSFDEAQFSNPQGMTIHQNILYVADTGNHAIRCIDLEKRIVSTIAGTGNQSKTIYPHGGKALEVDLNSPWDLVWNGDRLFIAMAGAHQIWEMQDDVIQTFAGTGAEASFDGAIQEAAFAQPSGITTNGKELWIADSETSSIRSIDLETSQVKTVCGGGDLYNFGDVDSIGEKARLQHCLDVEFAAELWIADTYNHKIKRINSDGFCQTVFTESFSEPSGISATATHLFIADTNHHAIRKIDLKTLEISSIDFPSLCAPTVCFPHYISALKKGDSKERPHEQGE from the coding sequence ATGGTTCGCGCACCGGAGTTTCCGAAAAATCTCACTTGGTTAAATGTTCAGCGTCCTCTGTCTCTCAAAGAGTTTAGGGGACGCATTCTTTTGCTAGATTTCTGGACGTATGGCTGTATTAATTGCATTCACAGCCTGCCGGATTTGAAATATTTGGAAGATAAGTATCACGATCTCTTAACTATCCTCAGCATTCACTCCGCAAAATTCGAGAATGAAAGCTCGATCAAGAATATTCGCCAAGCCATTTTGCGCTATGAAATTACGCATCCGGTCTTAGTCGATCGCGATTTTCAAGTTTGGGAGTCTTATGCTGTTCGCGCTTATCCAACCTTCGTTTTGATTGACGCAAATGGGCGAATTGTAAGAACGATCGCTGGAGAAGGCAGAAGAGAATTACTCGATCAACTGATTGGCGAATTAGTAAACGGAATCGAGCCAAAAGACATTCAGTTTGAGTTAGAGGAAATGCCAATTTTGCCATTAGCTTTTCCGGGAAAAGTTTTGGCGAGCGATCGCTTATTCATTGCCGATTCAGGACATCATCGAATTGTCGTTACAACCTTTGAAGGTGAAGTCTTAGACATTATTGGCACAGGTTTTTCAGGCTTAAAAGACGGTTCATTTGATGAGGCGCAATTCTCAAATCCACAGGGAATGACGATTCACCAAAATATTCTCTATGTTGCTGACACTGGAAATCATGCAATTCGCTGTATTGATTTAGAGAAGAGAATTGTCTCGACGATCGCTGGAACTGGCAATCAAAGCAAAACAATCTATCCGCATGGTGGCAAAGCTTTAGAAGTGGATCTGAATTCACCTTGGGATTTAGTGTGGAACGGCGATCGCTTATTTATCGCGATGGCAGGCGCACATCAGATTTGGGAAATGCAAGACGATGTAATTCAAACTTTTGCCGGAACTGGAGCCGAAGCCAGTTTTGATGGAGCCATTCAAGAAGCGGCTTTTGCTCAACCGAGTGGGATTACGACAAATGGAAAAGAATTATGGATTGCCGACAGTGAAACAAGTTCGATTCGATCAATTGATTTAGAAACTTCTCAAGTGAAAACAGTTTGCGGTGGTGGAGATTTGTATAACTTCGGTGATGTTGATAGCATCGGGGAAAAGGCTCGATTACAACATTGTTTAGATGTCGAATTCGCAGCAGAACTTTGGATTGCAGATACTTACAATCACAAAATCAAGCGCATCAATTCCGATGGATTTTGTCAAACCGTTTTCACAGAATCGTTTTCTGAACCATCTGGAATTAGCGCAACTGCAACGCACTTATTTATTGCAGATACGAATCATCATGCGATTCGGAAAATTGATTTGAAAACTTTGGAAATTTCATCGATCGACTTTCCAAGTCTCTGTGCTCCAACCGTCTGCTTTCCGCACTACATTTCAGCACTAAAAAAGGGGGACTCCAAAGAGCGCCCCCATGAACAAGGTGAATAG
- a CDS encoding phosphoribulokinase, with protein sequence MTSKPDRVVLIGVAGDSGCGKSTFLRRITDLFGEDFVTVICLDDYHSLDRKQRKETGITALNPKANNFDLMAEQIKALKSGETIDKPIYNHETGEIDPPEKIEPNHIVVIEGLHPLYDKRVRDLIDFSVYLDISDEVKIAWKIQRDMAERGHSYEDVLAQINSRKPDFDAYIDPQKEFADVVIQVLPTQLIKEDKERKVLRVQMIQRDGIEGYDPVYLFDEGSTIDWTPCGRKLTCSYPGIRMHYGPDVYYKHGVSVLEVDGQFDKLEEVIYIEQHLSKTSAKYNGEVTELLLQHREYPGSNNGTGLFQVLTGLKMRATYERLTNQAGATKVPANV encoded by the coding sequence ATGACCAGTAAGCCAGACCGCGTGGTTCTGATTGGCGTTGCCGGAGACTCCGGGTGCGGTAAGTCCACGTTTCTGCGCCGAATCACAGATTTGTTTGGGGAAGATTTCGTCACCGTCATCTGCCTGGACGACTACCACAGTCTGGATCGGAAACAACGCAAGGAAACGGGCATCACTGCACTCAACCCAAAGGCAAATAATTTTGACCTGATGGCAGAGCAGATCAAAGCGCTCAAGAGTGGAGAAACCATCGATAAGCCGATTTACAACCATGAAACCGGGGAAATTGATCCACCTGAGAAGATCGAACCGAACCACATCGTTGTGATCGAAGGCTTGCATCCGCTGTATGACAAGCGCGTGCGCGACTTGATTGATTTCAGCGTCTATCTCGACATTAGCGATGAAGTCAAAATCGCTTGGAAGATTCAACGCGATATGGCTGAGCGTGGTCATAGCTACGAAGATGTGTTGGCACAAATTAACTCACGCAAACCGGACTTTGATGCGTACATCGATCCGCAGAAAGAGTTTGCAGATGTTGTGATTCAGGTGTTGCCGACCCAGTTGATCAAAGAGGACAAAGAACGGAAAGTTCTGCGTGTTCAAATGATTCAACGCGATGGCATTGAAGGCTACGACCCGGTTTATCTGTTTGATGAGGGTTCGACGATCGATTGGACTCCTTGTGGACGGAAGCTGACCTGTTCATATCCCGGCATCAGAATGCACTACGGACCGGATGTGTACTACAAGCACGGAGTTTCGGTGCTCGAAGTGGATGGTCAATTCGACAAGCTCGAAGAAGTCATCTACATCGAACAGCATTTGAGCAAGACTTCTGCGAAGTACAACGGGGAAGTAACCGAATTGTTGTTGCAACACCGTGAGTATCCTGGCTCTAACAATGGAACAGGCTTGTTCCAGGTGTTGACGGGTCTGAAGATGCGTGCAACGTACGAGCGTCTGACCAATCAAGCTGGTGCAACAAAAGTGCCTGCAAATGTCTAG
- a CDS encoding glycosyltransferase: MNLKYALVHEWLTPKATGGSELVVQEILKHIDADLYALIDFESVNPNSYLYRRKIGTTFLQHFPFAKNGVQKYLPFLPIAIEQLDLHEYDVILSSYHAVAKGVITSPHQLHICYCHAPMRYVWDMTFEYLRNSRVGHGIAGIFTRYLLHQLRQWDVISSNRVDYFIANSHHTARRIWRCYRRSAEVIYPPVEVDRFSYEPQKQDYYLTVSRLVGYKKIPLIVQAFNQLDLPLVVIGSGAELSTIQKIAKPNIKILGWQPDDVVEQYMKQAKAFVYAAYEDFGIAPVEAQACGTPVIAYGAGGTAETVRDLREYQSQGTGILFPNQTEAAIVEAVQAFEQHQAIFQPEASRSFAMNFHPDIFKQRYLDFIDRAYREFQSR, translated from the coding sequence GTGAATTTAAAGTACGCCCTAGTCCATGAGTGGCTGACCCCTAAAGCAACAGGCGGATCAGAACTCGTCGTTCAAGAAATTCTCAAACATATTGATGCCGATCTCTATGCCTTGATCGATTTTGAATCGGTCAATCCCAACAGCTATCTCTATCGGCGGAAAATCGGAACTACCTTTTTGCAGCATTTTCCCTTCGCCAAAAACGGGGTGCAAAAATATTTGCCGTTTTTACCGATCGCGATCGAACAACTCGATCTCCACGAATACGACGTTATTCTCTCGTCGTATCATGCTGTTGCCAAGGGCGTAATCACCTCTCCCCATCAACTGCACATTTGCTACTGTCACGCTCCCATGCGGTATGTCTGGGATATGACGTTTGAATATCTCCGCAATAGTCGGGTTGGGCATGGAATTGCGGGAATTTTCACGCGATATCTTTTGCATCAATTACGACAATGGGATGTCATCTCATCGAATCGAGTGGACTATTTCATTGCCAATTCTCACCATACCGCGCGCAGAATTTGGCGATGTTATCGACGATCTGCTGAAGTGATCTATCCGCCAGTTGAAGTCGATCGCTTCTCTTATGAACCGCAAAAACAAGATTATTACCTGACTGTTTCAAGGCTGGTTGGCTATAAAAAAATACCCCTAATTGTTCAGGCATTTAATCAACTCGATCTTCCCTTAGTTGTGATCGGTAGCGGCGCAGAATTGTCAACAATTCAGAAGATTGCAAAACCGAATATCAAAATTTTAGGATGGCAGCCCGATGACGTTGTAGAGCAATATATGAAACAAGCAAAAGCGTTTGTCTATGCTGCCTACGAAGATTTTGGAATTGCCCCGGTCGAAGCGCAAGCCTGTGGTACGCCTGTTATTGCCTATGGTGCGGGTGGAACGGCTGAAACTGTGAGAGACTTACGAGAATACCAATCTCAAGGTACAGGAATTCTGTTTCCAAATCAGACAGAAGCCGCGATCGTCGAAGCCGTTCAAGCGTTTGAACAGCATCAGGCAATCTTTCAGCCCGAAGCTTCGAGATCATTTGCCATGAACTTTCACCCGGATATTTTCAAACAACGATATCTTGATTTCATCGATCGAGCTTATCGAGAATTTCAATCTCGTTGA
- the petH gene encoding ferredoxin--NADP reductase has product MYYSSASGAANTQSGNRVFRYEVIGLGQSDADGSSGSTVRKSGSTFFNVPYSRMNSFMQRISRMGGTIVSIQPLDANGSGTGNVTVEQKAPAIAQENASASSSTGSKPMTQAKAKKHADVPVNIYKPNSPFIGKCISNDELVGEGGIGTVRHIKFDISAGDLTYVEGQSIGIIPPGLDKNGKPEKLRLYSIASTRHGDDVDDKTVSLCVRQLEYKHPETGETVYGVCSTYLCNLEPGADVKITGPTGKEMLLPEETDTNVIMMATGTGIAPMRAYLWRQFKDNERAANPNYQFNGFSWLIFGIPTSANILYKGELEEMAQKYPNNFRLTTAISREQQNKDGGRMYIQDRVAENAAELYKLMKDEKTHTYICGLKGMEDGIDAALGAEAAKEGVEWKEFRSAMKKAGRWHVETY; this is encoded by the coding sequence ATGTATTATTCCAGCGCGTCGGGTGCTGCGAACACCCAATCGGGGAACCGAGTTTTTCGGTATGAGGTGATTGGTTTGGGTCAAAGTGACGCAGACGGTTCCTCAGGTTCCACGGTTCGGAAAAGCGGGAGCACTTTTTTTAATGTCCCTTATAGCCGCATGAATTCGTTTATGCAGCGGATCTCCCGAATGGGGGGCACGATTGTTAGCATTCAGCCTTTAGATGCAAACGGCAGTGGCACTGGAAACGTTACTGTTGAACAGAAAGCTCCTGCGATCGCGCAGGAAAATGCTTCTGCGAGCAGCTCAACAGGATCTAAGCCGATGACACAAGCCAAGGCTAAAAAACACGCAGATGTTCCAGTCAACATTTACAAGCCGAACAGTCCGTTTATCGGGAAATGTATTTCTAACGATGAATTAGTAGGCGAAGGCGGAATTGGAACTGTACGTCATATCAAATTTGATATTTCAGCAGGCGATCTGACTTATGTAGAAGGTCAAAGTATTGGGATTATTCCTCCCGGTCTTGACAAGAATGGTAAGCCAGAGAAGCTGAGACTGTATTCGATCGCATCGACTCGCCACGGCGATGATGTGGATGACAAAACCGTGTCGCTTTGCGTGCGCCAACTCGAATACAAGCACCCTGAAACAGGCGAAACCGTTTATGGGGTTTGTTCGACCTATCTCTGTAACCTAGAGCCAGGTGCAGATGTGAAGATCACAGGGCCGACCGGAAAAGAAATGCTCTTACCGGAAGAGACCGATACGAATGTGATTATGATGGCAACCGGAACCGGGATTGCTCCGATGCGGGCATACTTGTGGCGGCAATTCAAAGATAACGAGAGAGCAGCGAACCCCAACTATCAGTTCAATGGTTTCTCTTGGTTGATCTTCGGGATTCCCACCAGCGCAAATATTCTCTACAAGGGCGAACTTGAAGAGATGGCGCAGAAGTATCCGAATAACTTCCGCTTGACGACTGCAATCAGCCGTGAGCAGCAGAATAAAGATGGCGGCAGAATGTACATTCAAGACCGCGTCGCTGAAAATGCGGCTGAGTTGTACAAGCTGATGAAAGATGAGAAAACTCATACCTACATTTGCGGTCTGAAAGGCATGGAAGATGGCATTGATGCCGCTCTCGGTGCTGAAGCTGCAAAAGAAGGCGTGGAGTGGAAAGAGTTCCGCAGCGCGATGAAGAAAGCAGGTCGCTGGCACGTTGAAACGTACTAG
- a CDS encoding valine--tRNA ligase: MIASLPTQYNASTTEAKWQKFWEENQVFKADPSQPGEPYCVVIPPPNVTGSLHMGHAFESSLIDVLIRYQRMLGKNTLWLPGTDHASIAVQTILERQLKEEGKTRNDLGREQFLERAWKWKAESGGTIVNQLRRLGVSVDWSRERFTMDEGLSAAVLDAFVKLHDEGLIYRGNYLVNWCPSSQSAVSDLEVENKEVDGNLWYFKYPIVDGDGFLVVATTRPETMLGDTAVAVNPNDDRYKHLIGKTLILPLVYREIPIIGDDHVDPSFGTGCVKVTPAHDPNDFEMGQRHKLPSINVMNKDGTMNENAGEFQGQDRFVARKNVVKRLEEEGCLEKIEPYKHTVPYSDRGKVPVEPLLSTQWFVKIEPLASRALSFLDDQTSPKFVPDRWTKVYRDWLVSLKDWCISRQLWWGHQIPAWYAVSETNGEITDYTPFIVARSQAEAQQKAIEQFGESVQIEQDPDVLDTWFSSGLWPFSTLGWSDTDAEDYKRYYPTATLVTGFDIIFFWVARMTMMAGHFTGQMPFKDVYIHGLVRDENNKKMSKSANNGIDPLILIDKYGTDALRYTLIREVTGAGQDIRIAYDRKTDESETVEASRNFTNKLWNASRFVMLNLDGKTPAQLGAPDQLELSDRWILSRFHQVAQDVRTSLDRYGFGEAAKSLYEFIWGDFCDQYIELVKSRLQGEPTTSRLAAQQTLAYVLEGTLKLLHPFMPHITEEIWHTLTQAPDTESLALQPYPNPDVSAIDANLERQFDLIINSIRTIRNLRAGAEIKPGARITVAMQTEDPQEKQTLIAGQSYIKDLARVETLSITSTADQPARTVSAPKASAIADDAPVLVMALDIVGSFIAKNQNVLLSLLLIGSIIFAIKIAATVTSGIHEIPLLAPFLEVVGIIYTIWFTKARLWNKDDRQVFFKQVQTFTREVIGEPAPIVAVAPAEEPQISEAADNVETDDVQTIVGVTGTVKISIPLAGLVDFEAMKAKIERDLKKVDAEIQSLRGRLSNPKFVDKAPPEVVQSNRDALAEAEKQAEILKSKLDRL, encoded by the coding sequence ATGATTGCCTCTCTCCCAACTCAATACAACGCAAGCACCACCGAAGCGAAATGGCAAAAGTTCTGGGAGGAAAATCAGGTCTTTAAGGCTGATCCGAGTCAACCTGGCGAGCCGTATTGTGTCGTGATTCCGCCACCAAATGTCACGGGTAGCTTACATATGGGTCACGCCTTTGAGAGTTCGCTGATCGATGTGTTAATTCGATATCAGCGGATGCTCGGTAAGAATACGCTGTGGCTACCTGGAACCGATCACGCGAGTATTGCGGTTCAAACGATTCTGGAGCGGCAATTAAAAGAAGAAGGTAAGACGCGCAATGATTTAGGGCGCGAGCAGTTTTTAGAACGTGCCTGGAAATGGAAAGCCGAATCCGGCGGCACGATCGTGAATCAACTTCGACGCTTAGGGGTGTCCGTCGATTGGTCGCGCGAACGATTCACGATGGATGAAGGGCTTTCGGCTGCGGTGTTAGATGCCTTCGTGAAGCTGCACGACGAAGGCTTGATTTATCGCGGTAATTATTTAGTCAACTGGTGTCCGTCCAGTCAGTCTGCTGTGTCGGATCTCGAAGTTGAAAATAAAGAAGTAGACGGGAATCTCTGGTACTTCAAATATCCGATCGTGGATGGAGACGGTTTTTTAGTTGTGGCAACGACTCGACCGGAAACGATGTTGGGAGATACAGCCGTTGCAGTGAATCCGAATGACGATCGCTATAAACATCTGATCGGTAAAACGCTGATCTTGCCGCTGGTGTATCGCGAAATCCCAATTATCGGAGATGATCACGTTGATCCAAGTTTTGGAACAGGTTGCGTAAAAGTGACACCTGCTCACGATCCAAACGATTTCGAGATGGGTCAGCGTCACAAATTGCCGTCAATCAACGTGATGAACAAAGACGGCACGATGAATGAGAACGCTGGAGAATTCCAGGGGCAGGATCGCTTCGTTGCTCGTAAAAATGTTGTCAAACGATTGGAAGAAGAAGGCTGTTTAGAGAAAATTGAGCCTTATAAGCACACGGTTCCGTACAGCGATCGCGGAAAAGTCCCGGTTGAACCGTTACTGTCAACGCAGTGGTTTGTCAAAATTGAACCGCTGGCGAGTCGAGCGTTATCGTTTTTAGATGATCAGACTTCTCCGAAATTTGTGCCCGATCGCTGGACGAAAGTGTATCGCGATTGGTTGGTGAGCTTGAAAGATTGGTGTATCTCGCGGCAGTTGTGGTGGGGACATCAGATTCCAGCCTGGTATGCAGTGAGTGAAACCAATGGCGAGATCACCGACTATACGCCGTTTATTGTGGCGAGATCTCAAGCCGAAGCGCAACAGAAAGCGATCGAGCAGTTTGGCGAATCGGTTCAGATTGAGCAAGATCCGGATGTGTTGGATACTTGGTTTTCTTCTGGATTGTGGCCTTTTTCGACGTTGGGCTGGTCGGATACCGATGCCGAGGATTACAAGCGCTACTATCCCACTGCCACGCTGGTGACAGGATTCGACATTATCTTTTTCTGGGTTGCCCGGATGACGATGATGGCAGGACATTTCACCGGACAAATGCCGTTTAAGGATGTCTACATTCACGGGTTAGTCCGGGATGAAAACAACAAAAAGATGTCGAAATCTGCCAACAACGGCATCGATCCTCTGATCTTGATCGATAAATATGGCACGGATGCGTTGAGATATACGCTCATTCGAGAAGTGACGGGGGCAGGTCAAGACATTCGCATTGCCTACGATCGCAAAACCGATGAATCCGAAACAGTTGAAGCCTCGCGCAATTTCACCAACAAACTTTGGAATGCGTCGCGGTTTGTCATGCTCAACTTGGACGGGAAGACTCCCGCTCAATTGGGTGCGCCTGATCAGTTGGAGTTGAGCGATCGCTGGATTTTGTCGCGATTTCATCAAGTGGCGCAGGATGTCCGAACCTCGCTCGATCGCTATGGGTTTGGAGAAGCTGCAAAGAGCCTTTATGAGTTCATTTGGGGCGATTTTTGCGACCAATATATCGAGCTTGTAAAATCGCGCTTACAAGGAGAGCCGACAACTTCGCGTTTGGCGGCTCAGCAAACTCTGGCGTATGTGTTGGAAGGAACGCTGAAACTCTTACATCCGTTTATGCCACACATTACCGAAGAGATTTGGCACACGCTGACTCAAGCGCCTGACACAGAATCGTTAGCGCTCCAACCTTATCCGAACCCAGACGTAAGTGCGATCGATGCCAACTTAGAGCGGCAGTTTGACCTGATTATCAACTCGATTCGCACAATTCGGAACTTGAGAGCCGGAGCGGAAATCAAGCCAGGAGCGAGAATCACGGTTGCGATGCAAACCGAAGATCCGCAAGAAAAGCAAACTCTGATTGCAGGACAGTCTTATATCAAAGACTTGGCAAGAGTTGAAACCTTGTCGATTACGAGTACGGCAGATCAGCCTGCTAGAACCGTATCTGCACCGAAAGCGAGTGCGATCGCGGACGATGCTCCAGTTTTAGTCATGGCTCTCGACATCGTTGGCTCCTTCATTGCTAAGAATCAGAACGTCTTGTTATCGCTGTTGCTGATTGGCTCGATTATTTTCGCCATTAAGATTGCTGCGACGGTCACAAGCGGAATTCACGAAATTCCATTGCTCGCACCATTCCTTGAAGTGGTTGGGATTATCTATACGATCTGGTTTACCAAAGCGCGACTCTGGAACAAAGACGATCGCCAAGTTTTCTTCAAGCAAGTGCAAACCTTTACTCGTGAAGTGATTGGAGAACCTGCGCCAATCGTCGCAGTTGCACCCGCTGAAGAACCGCAGATCTCGGAAGCAGCGGATAATGTCGAAACAGATGATGTTCAAACGATCGTCGGGGTTACTGGAACTGTGAAAATCTCGATCCCTCTGGCTGGACTGGTCGATTTTGAAGCGATGAAAGCTAAGATTGAGCGGGATTTGAAGAAAGTCGATGCCGAGATTCAATCTTTGAGGGGACGCTTGAGTAATCCGAAATTTGTGGATAAAGCACCGCCTGAAGTTGTGCAATCAAATCGCGATGCATTAGCCGAAGCAGAAAAGCAGGCAGAAATTCTCAAGTCGAAGCTCGATCGCCTATAA
- the gmd gene encoding GDP-mannose 4,6-dehydratase: MTQRKRALVTGITGQDGSYLSELLLEQGYEVHGIIRRTSTFNTDRIDHIYEDPHVEGARLFLHYGDLTDGTTFRRILEEVKPSEVYNLGAQSHVRVSFDAPEYTADAVGMGALRILEAVRDYQQRIGEQVRYYQAGSSEMYGKVQQVPQTEETPFYPRSPYACAKVFAHWQTVNYRESYDMFACNGILFNHESPRRGETFVTRKITRAVAQIVAGRQKKLFMGNLDAKRDWGYAKDYVRAMWLMLQQEQPDDYVVATGETHSVHEFLDIAFGRVNLDWKDYVEFDERYLRPAEVDLLIGDPAKAKKQLGWEPSVTFEELVHLMVDADLQALGISTPGNGHAKVADYATVRQNLAGVSF; encoded by the coding sequence ATGACGCAACGTAAACGCGCACTGGTAACGGGTATCACGGGTCAAGATGGTTCCTATCTAAGTGAACTTTTACTCGAACAAGGGTATGAAGTCCACGGAATTATCCGAAGAACTTCGACGTTTAATACCGATCGTATCGATCACATTTACGAAGATCCTCATGTTGAAGGCGCACGCCTCTTCCTGCACTACGGGGATTTGACCGATGGTACGACGTTCCGGCGCATTCTTGAAGAAGTGAAGCCTTCGGAAGTGTATAACTTAGGGGCGCAGTCTCATGTTCGCGTCAGTTTTGATGCTCCAGAATATACGGCTGATGCGGTTGGCATGGGCGCGTTAAGAATTCTCGAAGCGGTTCGGGACTATCAACAACGGATTGGGGAACAAGTCCGCTACTACCAAGCGGGTTCTTCAGAAATGTACGGAAAGGTTCAGCAAGTTCCGCAAACCGAAGAAACACCGTTCTATCCTCGCAGTCCTTATGCGTGTGCAAAAGTATTCGCGCACTGGCAGACCGTGAACTATCGTGAGTCGTATGACATGTTTGCTTGTAATGGCATTCTGTTCAATCACGAGTCTCCACGCCGGGGTGAAACATTTGTGACCCGCAAAATTACTCGTGCCGTAGCACAAATCGTTGCAGGTCGTCAGAAGAAGCTGTTCATGGGTAACCTCGACGCAAAACGCGACTGGGGCTATGCGAAAGATTATGTGCGGGCAATGTGGTTAATGTTGCAGCAAGAGCAGCCAGACGATTACGTTGTAGCAACGGGTGAAACGCATTCAGTGCATGAGTTTCTAGATATTGCTTTCGGTCGCGTCAACTTAGATTGGAAGGACTATGTTGAATTTGACGAACGCTACTTGCGTCCGGCGGAAGTCGATCTCTTGATTGGCGATCCAGCGAAGGCGAAGAAACAGTTGGGTTGGGAACCTTCTGTAACGTTTGAAGAGTTGGTGCATCTGATGGTGGATGCTGATCTGCAAGCTTTGGGAATCAGTACCCCTGGTAATGGGCACGCGAAGGTAGCAGATTATGCAACTGTTCGCCAGAACCTCGCTGGAGTCTCTTTCTAA
- a CDS encoding GDP-L-fucose synthase family protein, whose amino-acid sequence MTSTTFDLHNKRILVTGGAGFLGRQVVRQLCESGADPQKITVPRSHDLDLRKMENCQRAVDQQDVVVHLAAHVGGIGLNREKPAELFYDNLMMGTQLIHAAYEAGVQKFVCAGTICAYPKFTPVPFKEDDIWNGYPEETNAPYGVAKKALLVQLQSYRQQYGFDGIYLLPVNLYGPEDNFDPSSSHVIPALIRKVYEAQQAGAATLPVWGDGSPTREFLYVDDAARGITTALQHYSECEPVNLGTGYEISIRDLITLLCDLMEFKGEIVWETDKPNGQPRRCLDTQRAKEKFGFSAQVSFEEGLKKTIDWYRQNPQ is encoded by the coding sequence ATGACCTCAACAACGTTTGATCTTCACAATAAGCGCATTCTGGTTACAGGTGGAGCAGGATTCTTGGGTCGCCAAGTGGTTCGTCAGTTGTGCGAATCGGGGGCTGACCCACAAAAAATTACCGTGCCGCGATCGCATGATCTCGATCTTCGCAAGATGGAAAATTGCCAACGAGCGGTTGATCAACAAGATGTCGTGGTGCATTTGGCGGCACATGTTGGGGGCATCGGGCTAAATCGCGAAAAACCTGCTGAGTTGTTTTACGACAACTTGATGATGGGAACGCAATTGATTCATGCTGCTTACGAAGCAGGGGTACAGAAGTTTGTCTGTGCAGGAACGATTTGTGCGTATCCCAAATTCACACCTGTTCCGTTCAAAGAAGATGATATCTGGAACGGTTATCCAGAAGAGACGAATGCGCCGTATGGTGTCGCGAAGAAAGCGCTTTTAGTGCAACTTCAGTCGTATCGTCAACAGTATGGATTTGATGGCATTTATCTACTGCCTGTAAATCTGTATGGGCCGGAGGACAATTTTGATCCGAGCAGTTCACATGTCATTCCTGCTTTGATTCGGAAGGTCTATGAAGCTCAACAAGCGGGTGCGGCGACGTTACCCGTTTGGGGAGATGGTAGTCCGACGCGTGAGTTTCTCTATGTAGATGATGCGGCGCGGGGGATTACAACTGCGCTTCAGCATTACAGTGAGTGCGAGCCTGTGAATTTAGGCACGGGTTATGAGATCTCGATTCGGGATTTGATTACGTTACTCTGCGATTTGATGGAATTTAAGGGCGAGATCGTTTGGGAAACGGATAAGCCGAATGGTCAGCCTCGTCGCTGTTTGGATACGCAGCGGGCGAAGGAGAAGTTTGGATTCTCAGCTCAGGTGAGCTTTGAGGAAGGACTGAAAAAGACGATCGATTGGTATCGCCAAAATCCTCAGTAA
- a CDS encoding sugar transferase: MTADSQFVPGKRIRSIFKRGKPIGKPSIFNTRNALETDFAKRLFDIVFSLSVLILFSPVYFILALLIALSSSGPIFYVQERVGKDFKRFGCIKFRTMVRNADEVLMDLISTSPQMREEFETTFKLKSDPRITWIGKFLRITSLDEFPQFWNVLVGDMSVVGPRPLVVEELPKYGAHIDKVLTIRPGITGLWQVSGRNDIPYPQRVRIDVYYASCHNFLLDLWIIVKTIGVVVFPKNNGAY; this comes from the coding sequence ATGACTGCCGATAGCCAATTTGTTCCCGGCAAGCGGATTCGGTCAATCTTCAAGCGTGGTAAGCCGATTGGTAAACCGTCAATTTTCAATACTCGGAATGCGCTTGAAACCGATTTTGCCAAACGTCTGTTTGATATCGTATTTTCGCTGTCCGTTCTGATTCTTTTCTCTCCGGTCTATTTCATCTTGGCATTGTTGATTGCTCTGAGTTCTTCAGGGCCGATCTTTTATGTCCAAGAGCGAGTTGGAAAAGATTTCAAGCGCTTCGGCTGCATCAAATTTAGAACAATGGTGAGAAACGCGGATGAAGTGCTGATGGATCTAATCAGCACCTCCCCACAAATGCGCGAAGAATTTGAAACGACGTTCAAACTGAAATCTGATCCACGCATTACCTGGATCGGCAAGTTCTTACGAATTACTAGCCTGGACGAGTTTCCCCAGTTTTGGAATGTCTTGGTCGGAGACATGAGTGTTGTCGGTCCACGCCCGCTTGTCGTCGAAGAACTCCCCAAATACGGCGCTCATATCGATAAAGTCTTAACGATTCGCCCAGGAATTACCGGCTTGTGGCAAGTGTCGGGTCGTAATGATATTCCCTACCCGCAGCGGGTTCGCATTGATGTCTATTATGCGAGCTGTCACAATTTTCTGCTCGACCTCTGGATCATTGTCAAAACGATCGGAGTCGTTGTCTTTCCGAAAAATAACGGAGCGTATTAA